A DNA window from Clavibacter sepedonicus contains the following coding sequences:
- a CDS encoding glycosyltransferase → MGIQTSLDQVAQAARILDVMQEADELTVAASRDGGGRAVRLLARAAADPADQLTAVAAIHALAQVFDEAADHALVALLDHDTRWIREHAAWAFGTRLPRFDAVSGLVAMVVEGGFPGMLAQRTLQQWAASTPEHVALALENALLGVQGDDARSRLVETVGLVPGRIPERVLLRIAPAVAEGPLTRSAAVAALGDRPAGEAIAALVADIARGDDEVAAVARLAVLDIARRDGDRGSRVAPPARPGLTVVQLFLHADIDAGLTHVGAGDNGGIATLLVRLGDALVDPAAAAGAHPDAARIAASGDPLAAADRPVDRVITLSRGTPDQALGSLARVAAGDDGHVFAHIPMLGGPRSLPEAWPHRVEAERGIRRVLRAAGRVDAVHLRMADVGTLAASTVARELGIPVVFTVAPDPYGVVDALDRSGALTRDRFGGVDEREHYWFRVRLVQRLAADAAHTVLFPRPELKRDMRRLVGIDVDAHPERHSVVAEGIDVAAIERSRDDAMLGADADGAPARAFVELDDLLRDLPEERRGLPLVISVGRLARVKGMAQLAHVWAADPPLRSRANLLIVGGDLDEPTQEEREQLARILDAVPGADGPADAARHGLLLAGHRGNDTVTRWLAAVRYGRPGLTAPGGAYACASIKEEFGVALLEAMSMGLPVVAPASGGPATYVEDGVTGLLVDTTDAAALGTGIARALDIAAGPGAVAAADRARDMVARTFTIQAMAGTLSRVYRDVAAADDRTLWELSAS, encoded by the coding sequence ATGGGGATCCAGACGAGCCTCGACCAGGTCGCGCAGGCCGCGCGCATCCTCGACGTGATGCAGGAGGCCGACGAGCTCACGGTCGCCGCCAGCCGCGACGGCGGCGGACGCGCGGTGCGCCTGCTCGCCCGCGCCGCCGCCGACCCCGCCGACCAGCTCACCGCCGTCGCCGCCATCCACGCGCTCGCCCAGGTCTTCGACGAGGCCGCCGACCACGCGCTCGTCGCGCTCCTCGACCACGACACCCGGTGGATCCGCGAGCACGCGGCCTGGGCGTTCGGCACCCGCCTGCCGCGCTTCGACGCGGTCTCGGGCCTCGTCGCGATGGTCGTCGAGGGCGGCTTCCCCGGCATGCTCGCGCAGCGCACCCTGCAGCAGTGGGCTGCCTCGACGCCCGAGCACGTCGCGCTGGCGCTCGAGAACGCGCTGCTCGGCGTGCAGGGCGACGACGCCCGGTCGCGCCTCGTGGAGACCGTCGGCCTCGTGCCCGGCCGGATCCCCGAGCGCGTGCTCCTCCGCATCGCCCCCGCCGTGGCCGAGGGCCCGCTCACCCGCTCCGCCGCGGTGGCTGCCCTCGGTGACCGGCCCGCGGGCGAGGCCATCGCGGCCCTGGTCGCCGACATCGCGCGCGGAGACGACGAGGTGGCCGCGGTCGCGCGCCTCGCCGTGCTCGACATCGCGCGGCGCGACGGCGACCGCGGATCCCGCGTCGCGCCACCCGCGCGCCCGGGCCTCACGGTGGTCCAGCTCTTCCTGCACGCCGACATCGACGCGGGCCTCACGCACGTGGGTGCGGGCGACAACGGCGGCATCGCGACGCTGCTCGTGCGGCTGGGCGACGCGCTCGTGGATCCCGCGGCCGCCGCCGGCGCGCACCCGGACGCCGCGCGCATCGCCGCCTCGGGCGACCCGCTCGCTGCCGCCGACCGCCCCGTCGACCGCGTCATCACCCTCTCCCGCGGCACGCCCGACCAGGCCCTCGGATCCCTCGCCCGCGTCGCCGCCGGCGACGACGGCCACGTCTTCGCCCACATCCCGATGCTCGGCGGCCCGCGCTCGCTGCCCGAGGCGTGGCCGCACCGGGTCGAGGCCGAGCGGGGGATCCGCCGCGTGCTGCGCGCCGCGGGCCGCGTCGACGCCGTTCACCTGCGCATGGCCGACGTCGGCACGCTCGCCGCCTCCACGGTCGCGCGCGAGCTCGGCATCCCCGTCGTCTTCACGGTCGCGCCCGATCCGTACGGCGTGGTCGACGCGCTCGACCGCTCCGGCGCCCTCACGCGCGACCGCTTCGGTGGCGTCGACGAGCGCGAGCACTACTGGTTCCGCGTGCGGCTCGTGCAGCGCCTGGCCGCCGACGCCGCGCACACCGTCCTCTTCCCTCGCCCGGAGCTGAAGCGCGACATGCGCCGGCTCGTCGGCATCGACGTCGACGCGCACCCCGAGCGCCACAGCGTCGTCGCCGAGGGCATCGACGTGGCCGCCATCGAGCGCTCGCGCGACGACGCCATGCTCGGCGCCGACGCGGACGGCGCGCCCGCCCGTGCCTTCGTCGAGCTCGACGACCTGCTGCGCGACCTCCCCGAGGAGCGCCGCGGCCTCCCGCTCGTCATCTCGGTCGGCCGCCTCGCCCGCGTCAAGGGCATGGCGCAGCTCGCGCACGTCTGGGCGGCGGATCCCCCGCTCCGGTCCCGCGCCAACCTGCTCATCGTGGGCGGCGACCTCGACGAGCCGACCCAGGAGGAGCGCGAGCAGCTGGCGCGGATCCTCGATGCGGTCCCCGGAGCCGACGGCCCCGCCGACGCCGCCCGCCACGGCCTCCTCCTCGCCGGACACCGCGGCAACGACACCGTCACGCGCTGGCTCGCCGCCGTCCGCTACGGGCGCCCCGGGCTCACCGCGCCGGGCGGCGCGTACGCGTGCGCGAGCATCAAGGAGGAGTTCGGCGTCGCGCTCCTGGAGGCGATGTCGATGGGCCTGCCCGTCGTGGCGCCCGCGTCCGGCGGACCCGCGACCTACGTCGAGGACGGTGTGACCGGCCTCCTCGTCGACACGACGGATGCCGCGGCGCTCGGCACCGGGATCGCCCGCGCGCTCGACATCGCAGCGGGCCCCGGCGCGGTCGCCGCCGCCGACCGCGCCCGCGACATGGTCGCCCGCACCTTCACCATCCAGGCCATGGCGGGCACCCTGTCCCGCGTCTACCGCGACGTCGCCGCAGCCGACGACCGAACCCTCTGGGAGCTCAGCGCCTCATGA
- a CDS encoding nucleotide disphospho-sugar-binding domain-containing protein — protein MTLLVISPDYASHLFPLITLASAWQQAGERVVVATGSATAGIVEASGFERIDLCLGRGSNPGTIKAEEQPTGEDDTLRGFFAATRRGMVETLRFQAEARSDDLLWEPVETARAVQRILDEVRPDQVIVDHLAFSARLALLASGTRHADVVLGHPSALPVGDEVYGFPPAWPAAFEPEEEDLEELHALCVRVRDRFTAQWNDALAILAPSMRPSRDAFAEAGDVLLLNYPEELHDLDRSELLPPHAFIGSAVRREAPEAEVQGWIDAGGDPIVYVSLGSFLSVRGDVLARIAAALRDLDVRVALATGSTDPAELGDIPSDWLVRPFLPQVTLLGHADLAVTHGGNNSVTEAATAGVPMLVLPLSTDQFAGAAALEDAGLGIALAPNVATVTELRQAAKALLNPSGMQRAGLDAIAASLTRSPGPQRAYQALAGGIRPEQAAR, from the coding sequence ATGACCCTGCTCGTCATCAGCCCGGACTACGCGTCCCACCTCTTCCCGCTCATCACCCTGGCGTCGGCCTGGCAGCAGGCCGGCGAGCGCGTGGTCGTGGCGACCGGATCCGCGACCGCCGGCATCGTCGAGGCCTCCGGCTTCGAGCGCATCGACCTCTGCCTCGGCCGCGGATCCAACCCCGGCACCATCAAGGCCGAGGAGCAGCCGACCGGCGAGGACGACACTCTCCGCGGCTTCTTCGCCGCCACCCGCCGCGGCATGGTCGAGACCCTGCGCTTCCAGGCGGAGGCCCGCAGCGACGACCTGCTGTGGGAGCCGGTCGAGACCGCGCGCGCCGTGCAGCGGATCCTCGACGAGGTGCGCCCCGACCAGGTCATCGTCGACCACCTCGCCTTCAGCGCCCGCCTCGCGCTCCTCGCCTCGGGCACCCGCCACGCGGACGTCGTGCTCGGCCACCCGAGCGCGCTGCCGGTCGGCGACGAGGTCTACGGCTTCCCGCCCGCCTGGCCCGCCGCCTTCGAGCCGGAGGAGGAGGACCTCGAGGAGCTGCACGCGCTCTGCGTCCGCGTGCGCGACCGCTTCACCGCGCAGTGGAACGACGCCCTCGCGATCCTCGCGCCCTCGATGCGCCCGAGCCGCGACGCGTTCGCGGAGGCCGGCGACGTGCTCCTCCTCAACTACCCCGAGGAGCTGCACGACCTCGACCGCTCGGAGCTGCTGCCGCCGCACGCCTTCATCGGCTCGGCCGTGCGGCGCGAGGCGCCCGAGGCCGAGGTGCAGGGCTGGATCGACGCCGGCGGCGACCCCATCGTCTACGTGTCGCTCGGCAGCTTCCTCTCCGTGCGCGGCGACGTGCTCGCCCGCATCGCGGCGGCCCTCCGCGACCTCGACGTGCGCGTGGCGCTCGCGACCGGATCCACCGACCCGGCCGAGCTCGGCGACATCCCCTCCGACTGGCTCGTCCGTCCGTTCCTCCCGCAGGTGACGCTGCTCGGCCACGCCGACCTCGCGGTCACGCACGGCGGCAACAACTCCGTCACCGAGGCCGCGACCGCGGGCGTCCCGATGCTCGTGCTGCCGCTCTCGACCGACCAGTTCGCGGGCGCTGCGGCGCTCGAGGACGCCGGGCTCGGGATCGCGCTGGCCCCGAACGTCGCGACCGTCACCGAGCTGCGGCAGGCGGCCAAGGCGCTGCTGAACCCGTCGGGGATGCAGCGCGCCGGGCTCGACGCCATCGCCGCCTCGCTCACCCGCTCGCCCGGGCCGCAGCGCGCGTACCAGGCGCTGGCCGGCGGGATCCGCCCGGAGCAGGCCGCGCGCTGA